CTTTCGGGTGGCGAGGCGCAGCGCGTCAAGCTGTCCAAGGAGCTGGCGCGCAGGGCGACGGGGCGCACGCTGTACATCCTCGATGAACCCACAACCGGCCTGCATACCGAGGACGTGCGCAAGCTGCTTGAGGTGCTGCACGCGCTGGTGGACCAGGGCAACACGGTCGTGGTGATCGAGCATAATCTGGAGGTCATCAAGACTGCCGACTGGGTGATCGACATGGGGCCGGAAGGTGGCGATGGCGGTGGCCGGATCGTGGCCTGCGGCACGCCCGAACAGGTCGCGGCCTGCACCGACAGCCATACGGGGCGATTCCTGCGCCCGCTGCTGGAGCACAGGCCCGTCGTGCCGGTTGCCAGCCCCGCGCGGAAGCCGGCGGGCAAGGTTGCGGCCCGCGGCAGGAAAGCCACGGCGGACAAAGTGACCGCACCCGCGAAAAAGAAGGCAAAACCGGCAAAAAGCAGCCGCAAACCTGCAAAATAGATATCTATTTTTCCAAACGCTGCGGGGAAGCGGGAAAAAAACTTTGGCAGCAGTGCGAAAAACACTTGCGCCACAAGGCCCGCAGGCCCTATCAGCGCCTCTCTTGGCCCAAGGGGGCAATCTTGCCCAACAGGCTGTCTACTGGTTTGGGGGTACGTGATGAACGCACTTGCTCAACTGGGGATGGTCTCGGAACACCCGAGCAATAACCAGATCTCTTCAGCGCCGTTTTCGTCCGAGGACGACCGGAAAGATTACTTCGTCGAAAAAGACGGGATGAAGTTTGCGGGAACGCATCTTCTTGTCGATCTTTGGGATGCCCGGAATCTTGATGATCCCGAGCAGATCGACCGTACCCTGTGTGAGGCCGCCGTGACGGCCGGGGCTACGATCCTGCACAGCCACTTCCATCACTTCACGCCCAATGGTGGCGTGTCGGGCGTGGTCGTGCTGGCGGAAAGCCATATTTCCATCCACACGTGGCCCGAGCGCAATTTCGCTGCCGTGGATATCTTCATGTGTGGGGCATGTGATCCCCATCTCGCGATCCCGGTCATGCAGCGCCTGTTCCAGGCGGGCCGGATCGAGGTGGACGAGCAGCGTCGCGGGCGCGTGCAGCCCTGACGGGCTGTTGCCGGGGCGTGGCTGTGCGCGGCCCCGGCATGTCTTTTCAGAATTACGAAGTGCCGGGCCGGATTGATTTCCGGCCCGTGCTTTTTCATGTGCATTGATTAGGACGGAAAGGGAGATCGCAATGTCCCGTGAGTGGATCAGCGAGGGCCTGTACGAAGGCTGGCGGCAGGAACTGCGGGTGGACCGGATGCTGGCGCGCACCAAAAGCGCGTTCCAGGATATCGCCGTGTTCGAGAACGTCGATCTTGGCCGCGTGCTGATGCTTGATGGCGTGGTCCAGATCACGGAACGCGATGAATTCGTCTATCAGGAAATGCTGACCCATGTGCCGCTGCTGGAACATGGCGATGCGAAGCGCGTGCTGATCATCGGCGCGGGCGATGGCGGCGTGCTGCGTCGCGTGCTGGAACACGCCACGGTGGAAAAGGCCGTGATGGTCGAGATTGATGGCGATGTCATCGACCTGTCCAAAAAGTTCCTGCCCGGTATTGCGGGCGATGCCTGGACCAGTCCGCGTGCCGAGGTGATCGTGGGGGACGGGATCGAATATGTCACCAACGCTGCCGATGGGTCATTTGACGTGATCATTGTCGACAGCACCGACCCGATTGGCGTGGGCGAAGTGCTGTTTACCGATTCGTTCTACAAGCACTGCGCACGCATCCTCAGCGCCAGCGGCATTATCGTGAACCAGTGCGGCGTGCCGTTCATGCAGGCGGACGAACTGCGGGACACCAGCGCGCGCCGGGCGCAGTTTTTCGATCATGTCTCGGCCTATGTCGCGGCGGTGCCCACCTATGTCGGCGGGTTCATGACGCTGGGCGTCGCGGCAAAAGGCGGTGTTCCGGGCAGGCAGCCGGTGGACGTGATCCGCGCGCGCGCGCAGAAGGCGGGCATCAGGGACACGCGGTACTGGACACCGGAAATGCACGTCGCATCCTTTGTCCTGCCGCCCTATATCGCCAGCAACCTGCCGCGCTGAGCGCATGCGGGGGCGGACATGCGCATGAAAAAAGGCCGGGGGGCATCCGCTCCCCGGCCTTTTGCGTTATCCGGCGTGGGCCGCCCGTTCAGGCAACGGGGGCCATGCGCGCGGTCTTGCGCAGGCTGACCAGTTCCGCGCCCAGTTCCTTCACCCCGACTTCGAAGACCTTGAAATGGGGGGTGGAAAGATGGGATTCGAATGCGGCTTCATCATCATAGACTTCCAGCAGGATGATGGTCTGCGGGTCGTCCATCGGGCTTACGGCCTCAAAGCGCTGGCAGCCTCTTTCATCCGCCACGGAATGCGCGCTGTCATAGGCGCAGAGTTCAAGGAAGTGATCACGATTTTCCGCTGGAATGCGGAATTCGGCCACGATGGTCAGCGGGCTTGTGGTCATGGCTGGGCTTTCCCTTTCAGGGTGCGGTAACGGAACATATTGCCTGCATGGCATGGGCGGCGGCGCCCGTGCAGCAGGGGGTGATTTTCATGGATTGACTTGGCCTGTCGGGTCATGTCAAGTCGACAGTGTCGATACGGGAGAGACCAGTCTTGCGCTGGCGCCGAAGGAGCAACCGCCCCGGAAACTCTCAGGCCAAAGGACCGGTCGGCCAAGACTTCTGGAAAGAGGCATCCCGTACCGGATGCCCGCCGACGGGATAGCGATCTCAGGCACAGGCGACAGAAGGGGCACTTAAGGATCCATCCGGGTCTGACAGGAGTCCTGATATGTCCACACCGTTACCCGCACCCGTTCCGGTCTTGTCGCCATTTTCCCTTCCCCGTTCCGCTGGCGCGCATCGTGCCATGTTGCCCGCATGCCGCGCATGCGGGGCTGGCTGCGCGCATGCGGACCCGCACAACAAGGTCCTGCCCGCATGAACCAGCCATTGCTGCGCACCCCGCTCCATGACCTGCATCTTGAACTTGGTGCCCGCATGGTACCGTTTGCAGGCTATGACATGCCGGTGCAGTACCCCGCCGGTGTCATGGCCGAACACCTGCATACCCGGGCAAAGGCGGGGCTGTTCGATGTCTCGCACATGGGGCAGGTGCGCATCCGCGCGCGTTCGGGGCAGGTGGCGGATGCCGCCCGCGCGCTGGAAGCCCTGGTGCCTGCCGATGTCGTGGCCCTCAGGCCCGGCCGCCAGCGCTACGGCCTGTTCACCACGGCGGATGGTGGCATAAGCGATGACCTGATGATCACCCATATGGGTGAATGGCTGCTGCTGGTGGTCAATGCGGCGTGCAAGCAGGCGGATTTCGCCCATGTGCAGAAGGCCCTGGAGCAGACCTGCACGGTGGAGATGCTCGATGGCCGCGCGCTGATCGCACTCCAGGGACCGGCGGCGGAAGCGGCCCTTGCCAGCCTCGACCCCAGAGCTGCCGACATGCGCTTCATGGATGTGGCGGAACTGGACCTGGCGGGCGTGGCCTGCATCGTCTCGCGTTCCGGCTACACGGGTGAGGACGGCTATGAGATCGGCATGGCCGACAGGGATGCCGTAACGGTGGCCCGCGCCCTGCTGGCCTGC
This portion of the Komagataeibacter sp. FNDCF1 genome encodes:
- the gcvT gene encoding glycine cleavage system aminomethyltransferase GcvT; the protein is MNQPLLRTPLHDLHLELGARMVPFAGYDMPVQYPAGVMAEHLHTRAKAGLFDVSHMGQVRIRARSGQVADAARALEALVPADVVALRPGRQRYGLFTTADGGISDDLMITHMGEWLLLVVNAACKQADFAHVQKALEQTCTVEMLDGRALIALQGPAAEAALASLDPRAADMRFMDVAELDLAGVACIVSRSGYTGEDGYEIGMADRDAVTVARALLACPDVAPAGLGARDSLRLEAGLCLYGSDIDLTTTPVEAALEWSIQKSRRPGGARAGGYPGAAIVADQLADGTTRRRVGLRAEGRAPVRGGTDLFADETGVTPVGHVTSGAFGPSAGGPVAMGYVAADHAVVGTRLFASVRGRLLPVQVSALPFVAPTFKR
- the speE gene encoding polyamine aminopropyltransferase; amino-acid sequence: MSREWISEGLYEGWRQELRVDRMLARTKSAFQDIAVFENVDLGRVLMLDGVVQITERDEFVYQEMLTHVPLLEHGDAKRVLIIGAGDGGVLRRVLEHATVEKAVMVEIDGDVIDLSKKFLPGIAGDAWTSPRAEVIVGDGIEYVTNAADGSFDVIIVDSTDPIGVGEVLFTDSFYKHCARILSASGIIVNQCGVPFMQADELRDTSARRAQFFDHVSAYVAAVPTYVGGFMTLGVAAKGGVPGRQPVDVIRARAQKAGIRDTRYWTPEMHVASFVLPPYIASNLPR
- the speD gene encoding adenosylmethionine decarboxylase; translation: MNALAQLGMVSEHPSNNQISSAPFSSEDDRKDYFVEKDGMKFAGTHLLVDLWDARNLDDPEQIDRTLCEAAVTAGATILHSHFHHFTPNGGVSGVVVLAESHISIHTWPERNFAAVDIFMCGACDPHLAIPVMQRLFQAGRIEVDEQRRGRVQP
- a CDS encoding antibiotic biosynthesis monooxygenase family protein → MTTSPLTIVAEFRIPAENRDHFLELCAYDSAHSVADERGCQRFEAVSPMDDPQTIILLEVYDDEAAFESHLSTPHFKVFEVGVKELGAELVSLRKTARMAPVA